Proteins encoded in a region of the Fusarium falciforme chromosome 6, complete sequence genome:
- a CDS encoding MFS domain-containing protein, which yields MTLNEMEKTRTNKDPPSIVMGSVRDLTTNESLKNITRKVDYHLVPLMLVCYFLQFLDKVLINYANIMGLSTTLNFTGNDFSWMATAFFIGFAVAEFPQGFLIQKFPVSKVLGVNVILWGAVICCSAAAQNFPGMTAARTLLGMFEAVISPALIMITSQWYTRSQATPRTGIWYCGLGIGQTVGGLISFAAQHGSRVGSFEGWRIMFVSVGAFNMLVGLLVVFWMPSGIKEAKFLTEHERFVLQEALSADQGGNGAKVFQASGIWDSLKDLQVWLLFLNTILIVIPSGIITTFSATLIRSFGYNPKQAALLNMPSGLVSVAATLLSTFAILYRFPRWLGLCLLMIPTLIGAGLMSFYPDSQAGSLAGIYLINFDVAPLALIYALVGANIQGYTKKVTTNAIIAIGFSIANIIGPQTFQARDAPGYIPAKVTVFCVCGGSVVVSILTRILYGVRNKKVMVARGSGEVVQEQAPELLTDRNNPDFFYVY from the coding sequence ATGACTCTCAACGAAATGGAAAAGACTCGAACGAACAAGGACCCCCCATCCATCGTCATGGGGTCGGTGCGGGACTTGACGACCAACGAATCCTTGAAAAACATCACTCGCAAAGTTGACTACCATCTTGTACCTTTGATGCTCGTCTGTTACTTCCTCCAGTTCCTCGACAAAGTTCTCATCAACTATGCCAATATCATGGGCCTTTCTACGACGCTCAACTTCACGGGAAATGACTTCTCGTGGATGGCCACGGCTTTCTTCATCGGTTTCGCAGTGGCCGAGTTTCCTCAAGGCTTCCTCATTCAGAAGTTTCCCGTCAGCAAAGTCCTTGGCGTCAACGTGATTCTCTGGGGCGCTGTCATCTGTTGCTCTGCCGCGGCTCAGAACTTCCCTGGGATGACAGCTGCGAGGACGTTACTCGGCATGTTTGAGGCTGTGATCTCTCCTGCTCTTATCATGATAACATCGCAATGGTATACCAGAAGCCAAGCCACCCCCAGAACTGGCATCTGGTACTGTGGTCTTGGCATTGGGCAAACCGTCGGAGGTCTCATCTCCTTTGCCGCTCAGCATGGTAGCCGAGTCGGCAGCTTTGAGGGCTGGCGCATCATGTTTGTATCGGTTGGGGCCTTCAATATGCTGGTCGGCCTTCTTGTCGTCTTCTGGATGCCCTCGGGTATTAAAGAGGCCAAGTTCCTCACCGAACACGAGCGGTTCGTGCTTCAAGAGGCTCTGAGCGCTGACCAGGGAGGAAACGGCGCCAAGGTCTTTCAAGCTTCTGGTATCTGGGATTCCCTCAAGGATCTACAGGTctggcttctcttcctcaacaCTATCCTCATTGTCATCCCATCTGGGATTATCACAACATTTTCCGCCACACTCATCCGTAGTTTTGGATACAACCCGAAACAAGCAGCTTTGCTGAACATGCCCTCTGGCCTGGTATCGGTAGCTGCCACTTTGCTCAGCACATTCGCCATCCTGTACCGCTTTCCACGTTGGCTGGGCCTTTGTCTTCTCATGATCCCCACTCTTATTGGGGCAGGACTGATGTCATTCTATCCGGACAGCCAAGCTGGCTCCCTCGCTGGTATCTATTTGATCAACTTTGACGTGGCACCACTGGCACTGATCTATGCCCTGGTGGGAGCCAATATTCAGGGATACACGAAGAAGGTCACTACTAATGCCATTATTGCAATCGGGTTTTCCATTGCTAATATTATTGGCCCTCAAACATTTCAGGCCAGGGACGCGCCAGGCTATATTCCAGCCAAAGTCACTGTGTTCTGTGTTTGTGGTGGATCCGTCGTTGTCAGTATTTTAACTAGGATTCTCTACGGCGTACGAAACAAGAAGGTCATGGTGGCGCGAGGCAGTGGTGAGGTTGTCCAGGAACAGGCTCCGGAGCTTCTCACTGATAGGAATAACCCCGACTTTTTCTATGTATATTAG